One Alligator mississippiensis isolate rAllMis1 chromosome 12, rAllMis1, whole genome shotgun sequence DNA window includes the following coding sequences:
- the SSUH2 gene encoding protein SSUH2 homolog isoform X5 yields MDPEQNEKDSILDLETEPESPLTLAIDLQQLNGHERTLQEREERRFPPPSDFLGDLGEQRNRPMPLEHRIPTMTEDVARNALVSFVNSKCCYGNKAAGELVIQDLRQLTLYRYRLETFNESRLSEWTFEPLTSNLVDGPQNGTSPRPWDIKVQTPPLFQDDTRKFRIPHSSLVKACHKCHGHGRYKCSGCQGAGWMRCVSCSGTRQRRKQQRRCQMCSGTGRKRCSTCSGRGNKTCMTCQGERKLLHFKQLIITWKNNVFEFVSEHQLDFPGELLSKVNGENVFRDENVLVYPIIDFPKPEISLASQRAIAEHNAAFTASSRILQQVNTKM; encoded by the exons ATGGATCCAGAACAGAATGAAAAAGATT CCATTCTGGACTTGGAAACTGAGCCTGAAAGCCCATTAACACTAGCTATTGATCTGCAACAACTGAATGGACATGAACGGACTCTTCAAGAGAGGG AAGAAAGAAGATTTCCACCACCTTCAGACTTCTTGGGAGACCTTGGCGAACAGAGAAACAGACCCATGCCCCTAGAACACAG GATTCCCACAATGACAGAAGATGTGGCTAGAAATGCCCTCGTTAGCTTTGTTAATTCCAAGTGTTGCTATGGTAATAAAGCTGCAGGAGAACTGGTCATTCAGGATTTGAGGCAGCTGACTTTATACCGA tATCGACTGGAGACCTTTAACGAATCAAGGTTAAGTGAATGGACTTTTGAACCTTTGACTA GTAACTTGGTAGATGGACCACAAAATGGCACTTCTCCTCGGCCATGGGACATTAAAGTTCAGACTCCACCACTGTTTCAGGATGATACAAGAAAGTTTCGAATACCTCACTCTTCTTTAGTTAAG gcatgccacaaatgccATGGTCATGGTAGATACAAATGCAGTGGGTGCCAGGGTGCAGGCTGG ATGAGGTGCGTTTCTTGCAGTGGAACACGACAGAGGAGAAAGCAGCAAAGGAGGTGTCAGATGTGTTCAGGGACTGGCCGGAAAAG GTGCAGCACTTGTTCTGGGCGTGGCAATAAAACCTGTATGACATGCCAAGGAGAGAGAAAGCTCTTGCATTTCAAACAGCTGATAATAACTTG gaAGAACAATGTGTTTGAATTTGTTTCGGAGCATCAATTGGACTTTCCAGGAGAGCTGCTGAGTAAGGTCAATGGAGAGAACGTATTTAGAGATGAAAATGTTCTG GTGTATCCCATTATTGACTTCCCCAAGCCTGAGATATCTCTAGCGTCACAGAGAGCTATTGCAGAACATAATGCAGCATTCACTGCATCATCACGTATTCTACAGCAG